GTATCTAGTCCCACTGCACCTAAAGTTCTCTTCCATCTTCATAAGAAATCATATGGTTTGCCCCTACAAGAATTTTGTTATATTTGCAAAATTTCGTATCGAGGTTCACTTGACGAGCCGTGGAAGGTTGATTATGACGGATTTATTAGTAGTATTTGTAATGGGGAAGATAGAGGTGTAACACATGCCagacttagagcaactctagcagaccccgcaaaatctcgacccgcaaaacgcgtttgcagtttCACGAAGATCTCGTTTGCGGGTCGAAAAAATCAGCGCGGCAGAACAGAAACCGTAGATGAAACtgcatattttgaaaaatatatttCGCGGGCAGTTCATACTACATACTACATGATCAAGCACTGCATCAGTCCTAGTTCTACTATATACTACATGATCAATCCTCCTCGCCGGAGCTGCAGAGGTTGATGTACATCTCCCTCTGCTCCTCGCGGATGCGCCGCCACTCGTCGTCCTTCGCCTTGGCGGCGAGGTTGGTTGCGACTGCCTGCCAGAAATGGAGATCTTTGATCTCCTCGGTGTGGCGCCGGCGCTCTGCCTCCTCGTGGACGCTGCGCTCGGCAATGATGGCCGCAACCGCGTCCATGTCGGCGACGAAGTCCTCGGGGCCGACGACTCCGCGGCAACCgagctcctcgggctcctccttaaCGGGGACTATCGCGCCGTCCTCCGGTTCCTCCGACCACTCCCGCTTCACGGGGAAAAGTCGCGAGCCGGAAGAGGAGGAGCTCCCGGCATAGGATCTCGCCACCGAGGAcgaggtcgcggccgaggagccGTGCAGGCGATCATACTCCTCCGTCTCGCTCCGccggaagctcgccggcggctcCATGCCACGGTTGGTCCACCTTCGTGCCCCGCGCTTCCTCGCGGCGTCCGAGCGGACGCGGCGCTCGCGCTCCAGGTCGCTTCTGCCGCCGGATTTGCTTTCGCCGCCGCGTTCGGAGCTCCACATGGCGGTTGGAGGCGAAATGTGGTTGCCGGTGGCGAGAAATGTGGAGAGGGAGGGTGGGGGATTGCGTggctcggcggcggcgggggatagGGTTTCAACCCGCAAACGCGCCGCGGAACCGTAGATATAGAGATCGGGGCGGGAGGTTTGCGGGCAGCGGCAAATATTTTTACGGGCCGGGCGAGTATGCGGGCTCTGTTCTGGTCGGAAAAATGGGCCGAACCCGCATACTCGTCGGAATTTTGCGGGTTCGAGgcttttgcggggtctgctagagatgctcttaggagcATCCAATTACCTACTATTCGATACTTTGCTCTTTTCATCGGTAGATGTTATGGTGACCCATCATACCACTACATGATGTAGTATTCATGTCGTTGATATAACACCCACAAGACAGAGTCTTATGAGCCTTATATCCCTTAGAGTGAACAACAGAAAATAACGGGTCCAAACCATAAGTAGATAAACAACCCAACTCATACATTACGAATTCATTCGAATAAGATCCAAAAAATTCAAACTACTGGTACTGACGATATGGTAATTCTAGCCTTGGCCACGACTACCGTGACTAGCTTACTTCTGTGATTAGCCTATGCCTAATGACCTGGCATTTCTTCATCCTGCATCAACAAGGTGTATAACAACATCGGTCTTTTCTATGTTTATTATTGGTGCTATATCCTAAAAATCTTCTTCACACAAAGACAAAAGAATTATCCTAACGGTTGCACCgcaatcacataaaccatgataaccatGGTACCAACAGTACTAATACGAAGCATTATGGAGTATCTATCAACTTGCATTGCACATACTAGTCATTTACTAGTCACACTAGAAGCATTGTTTAATTAAACACACAATTTCCTCTTCAGATTCGCCAGTATTCAATTCAGATTACCAGTAATTAATAAAGCTCCCGAAtttggaaaaacaaaaacaagaggcagcctcaaacgcaCCCCAGCCCGTTTCCGCGTAGAGCCGACGGAGCTCCACTCGCGAGCCGCCAGATCTGCAACCAAACCCGACCGACGCGCCGGAACGAACAAAACGTCCCACGCCCCACCGCTCGCACCGCACCTCTACCTCACTGGTGGGTGGTCCCGTCACTTGAAAAGCAGGGGCGCAACTGCAAGTGCGCAAcgactccccctccccctcccccgttTGCGTTGCGCGTGTCAAATCCCATTCCCGTTCCCATTCCCGGAGCCCCCCTACACTCGCCCGGCGGATTCCAATTTCCAGGAGTCCGCCTCCAATTTCCTCGCAACAGCagctccccaccccaccccacccccccccGAGATCTCCCCGACCGGCCTCGAGATCCCTGCGCCCATGTCGTCGTCGGCCATGGACGCCATCGTCGAGCTCGTCGAGCTCTCCGAGTCCATGCGCCAGGCCGCCTCGCTCCTCGCCGACGACGACCCCTCCGAcgacgccgccccgcgccgcccctccacCTTCCTCAACGCCGTCGCGCTCGGCAACGTCGTAAGTGCCGCCGCCCCACAGCCCTCTCCCGCCCCGCCCGCGCCCTGATCTGACGCGATCCGGTTTTgttcccttcccttcccttcccttcccttccgTGCAGGGGTCCGGCAAGTCGGCCGTGCTCAACTCCCTCATCGGCCACCCCGTGCTGGTGAGTAGTGCCTCGTCCCTAGCTCTCGCTGTCCTCCGCCGCTTTAGGCCTTCGCTTGTGCTGACCAGTGGTGGCTGCTCTGCTGCAGCCGACGGGGGAGAACGGGGCCACGCGGGCGCCCATAGTTGTCGACCTGCAGAGGGATCCGGGCCTCAGCACCAAGTCAATCGTCCTGCAGATCGACAGCAAGTCGCAGCAGGTTTCTTCGAGTGAGTGAGATCTCCCCCTGGCCAGCCAGATCTGACAATGCACGCGGGTGGTCGGTCCGCTCAGTATGGTGACACTTTGTGCTTGTGTTGGCGTGCAGGTGCGCTCCGGCATTCACTGCAGGATAGGCTTAGCAAGGCCACCGGACCCGGGAGGAGCCGGACTGATGAGATTTACCTCAAGCTGCGGACAAGTACAGGTCTGTCGCTGGATCACACATGTTTACTCTAGTACTAGTAGTTTGGGCAATGTTGCTAATCTAGTAGCAAGCTGTATAGTCAGGCATTCCTGAGGGTATGGTATGTTCGAGCAAGTTTCCAAACTAGTTGTTTGGTATTGATAGCTTAAGTTTTATGTGCCATTTAAAGCTGAAATGGCAAGACCTTAAGATTGTGGAAGGCACCAATTACTCAAATCTAGCGTGCTCTGGTATAGTTATTACTACTTACTCAAAAGTGCGCTCTCTTATTTTTCCAACGATGCAATTAATCTGATTTGGAATACCAGCTCAATATAATTTAATCTGATTCGAAAATACCAACTCAATATCTGAGAGTTATGCTACATGCTAGACATTAATTCCCTGTCTTTCCTTTGCAAATGATTTCTCACCGTGTCTCTCTTTGTTTTTCCAGCTCCTCCACTAAAGTTGATTGATTTACCTGGCATAGACCAACGAGTTATCGATGATTCAACAGTGAGTACTGCTCACACAATAATTTTATCTTACCTCTCAAGTAGTAAGCCACGCCTGGCTAATCTTTTGAATATTCGTAGTCCTCATGGTTAAAATATGATTGTGGCATTGTACCCAATATATAAACTGGAATAATATTTAACATATAGGAATGGCTGGAACATCAGATCAGTGACAGCATATCATGCACTTGAATTGAGAATCACTTACTGCCTGGCATAACTATGCTACTCCATTCCCCCTCCCCATCCACTTCCAACGTGGAAGAGAAGCACCAAAGTTGCAATGTTGCGTATCATGTTTTGTATCATCTCATGTTGTATAACATAGTGTTGTTAACATTTCAGATTAATGAGTTTGCTGGCCACAATGATGCAATATTGATTGTTGTGATACCAGCAATGCAAGCCCCTGAGGTTGCATCATCCCGAGCTCTTAAACTGGCGAGGGATATTGATCCAGAGGGTCTGTCATTTGAGTCTGATGATACATCCTCCAGAAAAGTATAGCATTCTCTTCGTAGCAACTGATGTTTTTTCATGTCATCCTTGTAGGAACCAGAACAATAGGTGTCTTGAGTAAAATCGATCAAGCCGCATCAGATGCAAAAACAGTTGCATGTGTTCAGGCCATTTTGTCTAATAAAGGCCCACGCACTGCAGCTGAAATTGAGTGGGTTGCTTTAATAGGGCAATCTGTTGCAATCGCGTCAGCTCAATCAGGATCAGTTGGGTCTGAGAATTCACTGGAAACAGCCTGGCGAGCTGAGGCGGAAAGCCTTAAATCAATATTAACCACTGCTCCTCAGAATAAGCTGGGAAGAATTGCTCTTGTTGATACCATTGCTAAGCAGATACGTAAGCGGATGAAAGTGCGGCTACCTAACTTGTTGTCTGGGTAAGCATCATGACCTATATGTTGAAGCTTCTACTTGTCCATGAAATGCTGAAGTAATACCATCTTTCAAACTCCTTACAGAAATTTGCTATGACCACTGAACTATTCTGCTCAACTAACCATCCATTCTATTTATCAATTAATTGATCatcagtgcaccatgaaacatgaatATTTCTTATCTTTTGTCttttatatataaaaaataaccTGATTGTGATTTCTGGTGTTTAATTTTGCATATACCTGTACCCTTGCTCTATTTCTCAGGCTTCAGGGCAAGTCTCAGGTAGTGAAAGATGAACTTGCAAGGCTTGGAGAATCGATGGTACAAAGTCCGGAAGGAACCAGGGCTGTTGCTTTGGAGCTGTGCCGAGAATTTGAAGATAAGTTTCTCGCTCATGTTACTTCTGGTGAGGTTAGTAATAAGCTTGAGTTATGGTCATTGTCTATACCTaatttagtactccctctgtctcaaaatgtaagacgttttttTGACACTAATAAGGTACTGATTATAATATCATTATACTGTTCTCAATCAATAGGGGTCTGGTTGGAAAATTGTTGCAAGTTTTGAGGGCAAGTTTCCAGATAGGATCAAACAGCTTCCATTGGACAGGCATTTTGATCTGAACAATGTCAAAAGGGTAAATTTAAAAGCTCCTCTAAATTAATACTAGAGTGTACTACTATATTGGCCTAAGATGAACATTATTCTCTTCATATTCTAGATTGTCTTGGAAGCTGATGGTTATCAACCATATTTGATATCCCCGGAAAAAGGTTTAAAATCCTTGATTAAAGGAGTGCTTGAAATGGCGAAGGAGCCATCACGACTATGTGTTGAAGAGGTATGTCTTAGCTTAGACATATGTTATGCCTTTGGATTttctttttggaaaaggaggttaaaaccccggcctctgcatcaatcgatgcatacaaccatctTCCTTAATTATTCAACGAAGGACTGACAAAAACATACATGAAGCCACccaagccaccactcacacctacaaactcgataatgtggagtgctctcactccccatatctaaaaccggtgtcgtcgtcgatccatccacataacgtatcggagcCTACAGCCGGTGCAACAAAtctaaagcgtacaccacatgcacacgttttagaagccgccatcatTGAAGTCCCGTGCTAATATTCAATACAATGTTTTATCTGTGAAGTAGTCATTGCGTGGATATGCAACTGTTTGTGACTTTGTGTAGCTTACCAGTTATTATTTTTGTCAATACAGTAGGTATGAAACTGTCCAAAACACTTGGACTCAGACATTTGTAATTACCTTAATCTTATAGATGGGATTGAGCTAGTCTCAAATGTACAGTTGTACACTATACATATTCAAGTGTTATCAAACAGAGCTCAAGCCCATAATATACCTGTGTGTGTGTGCGGGTGTGTccccgtgtgtgtgtgtgtgtgtccccgtgtgtgtgtgtgtgtgtattatgTTATGGAGGCAAGCTCCAAGCTTGAATCCAAATTTTAGTTTGCTTGAGCTCAGCCTAATAGGTATATTTTGCATTGGTAGGAACTGACTATGTAGCTTCTGATATATCAGTTTTCTTAAACTAGGTACACCGTGTATTGTTAGACATAGTAAATGCTACTGCAAATGGCACACCAGGACTCGGAAGATATCCTCCGTTCAAACGCGAGGTGCCAACTTACTTCCCTTTTTACTGCTTGTATACACAAATCTTACTCATTATTAGTTCTGACCACAACATTCCACCTTTTCTTTTGGCAAGATCATTACAATTGCATCTAATGCGTTGGATACATTCAAAAGTGATGCAAAAAAGATGGTGGTTGCACTCGTTGATATGGAGCGTGCCTTTGTCCCCCCACAACATTTCATCCGTTTAGTACAAAGAAGGTAAGGTTGGCTGGGCCATTAACAAATATGTTGGCAATTGGTTTCATTTCATTTGATCAACTTAAGTGTAACTTTGGCAAGTAATCTATTTCTCCTACTTCTGTTTCCTGTTATTTGTAAATTGGCAGGCCAAGTTTTTAATATTCTTAACTCTCATGTTTTTAAAACCAGAAAAAGCTAATGTGGGATCATATTAGTGACATTAGAAGTAGCACTAGCAACCTAAATTAGACTGCCAAAATGCTGAAGTTTTTTCCTTACAAAGCGATACAGAATAGAGTGGACCACTTTCTTTAACTTCTAAGTTAGAAAAATGATTCTCGCTTGTAATGATCTGTCGTACTATAAGCAGTCTATAAGTTGAGATGTCCTTTCAGAGTTTTCATTATCATATTCACATAGTTCAATTTTAATCTTTTTGCCTGGCATGATATTCACAGAATGGAAAGGCAGCGTCGTGAGGATGAGGTGAAAACTAAATCATCTAAGAGAGCACAAGATGCTGAGCAATCCATGAACAAGGTATCACTTCTCGTCTTTGCTTGCATGAATCTGCATACCTACAAAACTAAATACAGATTGATCACCATATATCTGTGCTGGTCTGGCTGTTCATAACTTTACATTGATTGTATTTCATATTAGGGTTCTGAGCAATCTGGTGGTAGCCTGAAGTCGTCAAAAGACAAATCCAATCAGCAAGATAAAGATACGAAAGAGGGACCTAATCTGCAGGTTGCTGGTCCTGGTGGCGAAATAACTGCAGGTATATTACTTCACCATAGTGTGGCTCAACTTCAGCTGTTCTCAGAACAATTTGCTAGCACTTTTGCTTTTATGCAACTATGATTAAAACTGAAAGTCACAGAGATTTATTTGACCTAGCTCCAATGCCATTTTTTTATCCAGTAAAATGAAATAAGCCTTCTGATAAGAACCAACCTTTTTGTCTGCTTGTTAATTCCATGCCGACTAACATAATATTCCATTGTCTAGTATACAATGCATGCATAAAGATGtattccctctgtaaactaatataagatcttttagaggGAGCACCAAATTACATGGCTTTGATGATTTCTTTTCCAGTAATTTGAGTTTGATTTATTGATATACAAGCATATGTTTCCTTCTCTCTTTAGGTTACCTATTGAAAAAGAGTGCAAAAAACAATGAATGGAGCAAAAGGTGGTTTGTCCTAAATGAGAAGAGTGGAAAGGTAAATCTGTCCTGACGCCCACTAGTCTCAACTGTTCTGAATGCAAACTTTTGATACTATTCTTGACATTTACTGCTGATTTTTTAATATTTGAGGTGGTTGGTGTCATTTACTTTAAACTTTTCCTGTCCAGCTTGGCTACACCAAGAAACAAGAGGAGAGACATTTTCGAGGAGTCATTGTCTTAGAGGTGTGCTTTATTATATATTTTACCGTGttcattttggtctacttgacattgAGTAATCGATGATGCATTACTTTATCATTCATGGTTGTAATATACACAGTAAATTTTTGCCGAGTCATCGTGGATGGTTCCATTTTTTAGAACTTTGTTTAAAAGATATTTGAACTTAGAAACATCATGTCTAAAACTATGGGAGCTGTCATATAAACTATCATAATAACAGTATGCTGTGTGATTCAGGAATGTAACCTGGAAGAGATAGAGGAGGAAGAGCTTTCTAAAACTTCTAAGGATTCAAAGAAGGCAAATGGGCCAGAGAAAGGCCCAAGTCTCTTATTTAAGATTACTAACAGGGTTGCCTACAAAACTGTGCTGAAAGGTTGCTGCCTCTATTCCTCTAATCCAAATATCCCAAGGTTTATTCTGATTCTACTGCTTTAATGTTTATTTCATGTTGCAGCTCATAGTGCCGTTATATTGAAGGCTGAGAGTATGGCTGACAAGATTGAATGGGTGAAGAAGATAAAAGGTATTATTCAGAGCAAAGGTGGGTCTGTCAAGAGTTCAAATACTCCTGAGGGCGGTTCCATGAGACAAAGCCATTCAGATGGATCTCTTGTAAGCTCCACACTTTGTTTGTCTGTGTCCTTTTCCTATATCCATCATAAGCTTTTACAACTTACTTTCCAGAGTTCGTTGCCTAATTTGTTTTCTGTGAGCTCTCTGTCTTGTGCTTATGCTTATTTCGAGTTAGCACGTTTCTCATTTCAATGTGTGATGTTGCTTTACTCTACCAACCAATGACACATGATCACACCTTCTCTCTCAAGGATACGATGGCCCGGAGGCCTGCTGATCCTGAAGAAGAACTCCGATGGATGTCTCAAGAAGTTCGCGGTTATGTCGAGGCTGTGCTGAACAGTTTGGCAGCAAATGTTCCAAAGGTATATTTGTCCCTGTCAATTATTTTAACATTGTCAACTCTCAACTGTGGCATTCATTATCTTATGCATGATCAATTGATCAGGCTATTGTGCTTTGCCAAGTGGAGAAAGCAAAAGAAGATATGCTAAACCAGCTGTACAGCTCAATAAGGTTGGATTCCCTGTTTGTTCTGAAACAAAATTTGTTATCCTGGTTCTGTGTCCATTTGTCCATTCATCAGTCTCCTCTTTCTTTTACCTAATTGACTGAAAAATGGACCACCCATTTGGAAGAACTACAATGCTTTTGTCTAATCCTACCTAAACCCTAGTTTAACTCACAGTTGTGGCCTTATGGGTCCTTGCTAATGGGTA
This genomic stretch from Hordeum vulgare subsp. vulgare chromosome 6H, MorexV3_pseudomolecules_assembly, whole genome shotgun sequence harbors:
- the LOC123404568 gene encoding dynamin-2A-like, with translation MSSSAMDAIVELVELSESMRQAASLLADDDPSDDAAPRRPSTFLNAVALGNVGSGKSAVLNSLIGHPVLPTGENGATRAPIVVDLQRDPGLSTKSIVLQIDSKSQQVSSSALRHSLQDRLSKATGPGRSRTDEIYLKLRTSTAPPLKLIDLPGIDQRVIDDSTINEFAGHNDAILIVVIPAMQAPEVASSRALKLARDIDPEGTRTIGVLSKIDQAASDAKTVACVQAILSNKGPRTAAEIEWVALIGQSVAIASAQSGSVGSENSLETAWRAEAESLKSILTTAPQNKLGRIALVDTIAKQIRKRMKVRLPNLLSGLQGKSQVVKDELARLGESMVQSPEGTRAVALELCREFEDKFLAHVTSGEGSGWKIVASFEGKFPDRIKQLPLDRHFDLNNVKRIVLEADGYQPYLISPEKGLKSLIKGVLEMAKEPSRLCVEEVHRVLLDIVNATANGTPGLGRYPPFKREIITIASNALDTFKSDAKKMVVALVDMERAFVPPQHFIRLVQRRMERQRREDEVKTKSSKRAQDAEQSMNKGSEQSGGSLKSSKDKSNQQDKDTKEGPNLQVAGPGGEITAGYLLKKSAKNNEWSKRWFVLNEKSGKLGYTKKQEERHFRGVIVLEECNLEEIEEEELSKTSKDSKKANGPEKGPSLLFKITNRVAYKTVLKAHSAVILKAESMADKIEWVKKIKGIIQSKGGSVKSSNTPEGGSMRQSHSDGSLDTMARRPADPEEELRWMSQEVRGYVEAVLNSLAANVPKAIVLCQVEKAKEDMLNQLYSSISSQSNARIEELLQEDHNAKRRREKAQKQSTLLSKLTRQLSVHDNRAAAASYSDDTSGPESGPQSPSQSGEDWRSAFSAAANGSADRSSSQNESRSRSADSRGRRYENGDANGANSGSRRTPNRLPPAPPKY